One window of Acidobacteriota bacterium genomic DNA carries:
- a CDS encoding bifunctional 3-deoxy-7-phosphoheptulonate synthase/chorismate mutase type II has product MTRAAANPSTAPPLWLKGRPYVIAGPCSAETETQVLRTARRLRRDRRVAAFRAGIWKPRTRPDCFEGVGVAGLPWLQRVRRDTGLPVAVEVARAQHVYEALKHGVDILWVGARTTVNPFSVQEVAEALRGADVPVWVKNPVSPDLSLWLGAAERLARAGVRRLGAIHRGFSTADAGPWRNAPRWELALAFRKEAPDLPLLGDPSHLGGRRQFVAEIARRALDLGFDGLMVEAHTRPAAALSDAAQQLTPAALTALLDSLPGHRRGAPCDTAPAAGLAALRGEIDRLDEELMRLLSRRNLVAGQIGRYKKAHRMAAFQGGRWRQVLDDRLEQAVRLGLDRRLVEEILQRIHDLSLQVQISAMRR; this is encoded by the coding sequence ATGACCCGCGCTGCGGCGAACCCGTCGACTGCGCCACCCCTCTGGCTCAAGGGGCGGCCGTACGTCATCGCCGGTCCCTGCAGCGCCGAAACAGAGACACAGGTGCTCCGCACGGCGCGCCGGCTGCGGCGGGACCGGCGGGTGGCCGCGTTCCGGGCCGGCATCTGGAAGCCCCGCACCCGGCCCGACTGCTTCGAGGGCGTCGGCGTCGCCGGCCTGCCGTGGCTCCAGCGCGTCCGCCGGGATACAGGCCTGCCCGTGGCGGTGGAGGTGGCTCGCGCCCAGCACGTCTACGAGGCGCTGAAGCACGGCGTCGACATCCTCTGGGTGGGGGCGCGCACCACGGTCAATCCGTTCTCGGTACAGGAGGTGGCCGAGGCGCTCCGCGGCGCTGACGTGCCGGTGTGGGTGAAAAATCCCGTCAGCCCCGACCTGTCGCTCTGGCTCGGGGCGGCGGAGCGCCTGGCGCGGGCGGGCGTCCGCCGCCTGGGGGCGATCCACCGCGGCTTCTCCACCGCCGACGCCGGCCCGTGGCGGAACGCGCCGCGGTGGGAGCTGGCGTTGGCTTTCCGGAAGGAGGCACCGGACCTCCCGCTGCTCGGCGACCCCAGCCACCTGGGCGGCCGGCGGCAATTCGTTGCGGAAATCGCCCGGCGCGCCCTGGACCTCGGCTTCGACGGACTCATGGTCGAAGCGCACACCCGCCCCGCCGCGGCGCTCAGTGACGCCGCCCAGCAGCTCACGCCGGCGGCGTTGACGGCGCTCCTCGACTCGCTGCCTGGCCACCGGCGCGGCGCGCCGTGCGACACAGCGCCGGCGGCGGGCCTGGCGGCGCTGCGCGGCGAGATCGACCGCCTCGACGAGGAACTCATGCGGCTCCTGTCGCGCCGAAACCTGGTGGCAGGCCAGATCGGCCGCTACAAGAAGGCGCATCGCATGGCGGCGTTCCAGGGCGGCCGCTGGCGCCAGGTGCTGGACGACCGGCTGGAGCAGGCCGTCCGGCTGGGCCTCGACCGGCGGCTGGTGGAGGAGATCCTGCAGCGGATTCACGACCTGTCGCTCCAGGTCCAGATCTCGGCCATGCGGCGGTAA
- a CDS encoding 4'-phosphopantetheinyl transferase superfamily protein: protein MDWAPGALAEAASSLSSDERERVARLRLPAHREAFVAARAFLRGVLARCLGADAAALRFGATAHGKPYLTAPATCLHFNLAHSGSVALLAVAGDGPVGVDVERVRADLDLDGIARRFFRPEESAALAALPPERRTDGFFAVWTRKEALLKALGKGIAGGVDRFGVTVDPVAPARVIAAAGGPGEAARWWLADLAAGPGYRAAVAAPTTPSRLLTWAWPGPADSPASRAAEKTP from the coding sequence TTGGATTGGGCACCCGGCGCCCTGGCCGAGGCTGCGTCCTCCCTGAGCTCCGACGAGCGGGAGCGCGTCGCGCGGCTGCGGCTGCCGGCGCATCGGGAGGCGTTCGTCGCCGCCCGGGCGTTCCTCCGTGGCGTACTGGCCCGCTGTCTCGGTGCGGACGCGGCGGCGCTCCGCTTCGGAGCGACCGCCCACGGCAAGCCGTACCTGACCGCGCCCGCAACTTGCCTGCATTTCAACCTGGCTCATTCGGGCAGCGTAGCACTGCTCGCGGTGGCCGGCGACGGGCCAGTCGGCGTCGACGTGGAACGCGTCCGCGCCGACCTGGACCTGGATGGAATCGCCCGGCGGTTCTTCCGTCCCGAGGAAAGCGCGGCGCTCGCCGCCCTGCCGCCGGAGCGTCGCACCGACGGATTCTTCGCCGTGTGGACGCGGAAGGAGGCGTTGCTCAAGGCGCTGGGCAAGGGCATCGCCGGCGGCGTGGACCGGTTCGGCGTCACCGTGGACCCGGTCGCGCCCGCCCGCGTGATTGCCGCCGCAGGCGGGCCCGGCGAGGCAGCCCGCTGGTGGCTGGCCGACCTCGCCGCCGGCCCCGGCTACCGCGCCGCCGTGGCGGCGCCGACCACGCCCAGCCGGTTGCTCACCTGGGCGTGGCCCGGTCCGGCGGACAGCCCGGCATCCCGCGCAGCGGAGAAAACCCCATGA
- a CDS encoding DinB family protein: MTELLPLDEIFRLNTGLLRHALAGVDDASARRQLHPAINPIAFLVIHLLDARFSMARMIGAPAENPPQATWDAAASSDALPGVPPLEELLALWHVVSTALAEREPRLLAADRAAPAPHPFPVTHPSVCGGPAFLLQHESYHLGQLGLLRRMLGLPAMAWTSGD; the protein is encoded by the coding sequence TTGACGGAGCTTCTGCCTCTGGACGAAATCTTCCGGCTCAACACCGGCCTGCTCCGCCACGCGTTGGCCGGGGTGGATGACGCCTCCGCCCGCCGCCAGCTTCATCCCGCAATCAATCCTATTGCCTTCCTGGTCATTCACCTTCTCGACGCCCGGTTCTCGATGGCCCGCATGATCGGCGCGCCGGCTGAAAATCCACCTCAAGCGACATGGGACGCGGCCGCCTCCTCCGACGCCCTGCCCGGCGTGCCTCCGTTGGAGGAACTCCTCGCCTTGTGGCACGTGGTATCTACGGCGCTGGCCGAACGCGAGCCGCGGCTACTCGCCGCCGATCGGGCGGCCCCGGCACCCCACCCCTTCCCCGTGACCCACCCGTCGGTGTGCGGCGGGCCGGCTTTTTTACTGCAGCACGAGTCGTACCATCTGGGGCAGCTCGGGCTGCTGCGCCGGATGCTGGGCCTCCCCGCCATGGCGTGGACATCGGGCGACTGA
- the carA gene encoding glutamine-hydrolyzing carbamoyl-phosphate synthase small subunit → MQQTAAAAGRLILEDGSEHTGRLFGAVRPAAGEVVFNTAMTGYPESLSDPSYTGQILVITYPLVGNYGVPELKIENGVCANFESEAVRVAGLVITDYSGRHSHWAARSSLGDWLAAHGVPGLSGVDTRAITRRLRTHGTLLGRIIPEGETAPAGWRDPNREDLVAQVSARAVQTYGDGRRRIVLLDCGVKHNILRCLLRRDATVVRVPWDHDFTAMDFDGLVVSNGPGDPARCATAVAHIRTVLDAGRPVFGICLGHQLVARAAGARTYKLAFGHRGHNQPVGRPGTPRAFITSQNHGFAVDPAGLDDRWEPLYVNLNDGTNEGLRHRTRPFFSVQFHPEASGGPTDTEFLFDDFMDLVRHGR, encoded by the coding sequence ATGCAACAGACAGCGGCGGCGGCAGGCCGCCTGATCCTCGAGGACGGCAGCGAACACACCGGCCGTCTCTTTGGCGCCGTGCGGCCGGCGGCCGGCGAGGTGGTCTTCAACACCGCCATGACCGGCTATCCCGAGAGCCTGTCGGACCCTTCGTACACCGGCCAGATCCTGGTGATCACCTACCCGCTGGTGGGCAACTACGGTGTGCCAGAGTTGAAGATTGAAAACGGCGTCTGCGCCAACTTCGAGTCGGAGGCGGTCCGGGTGGCCGGGCTGGTCATCACCGACTATTCGGGGCGGCACAGCCACTGGGCTGCCCGGTCCAGCCTCGGTGACTGGCTGGCGGCCCACGGCGTGCCGGGCCTCTCGGGCGTCGACACCCGGGCGATCACCCGGCGCCTCCGCACCCACGGCACCCTGCTCGGCCGGATCATCCCCGAAGGGGAGACCGCGCCGGCGGGGTGGCGCGATCCCAACCGCGAGGACCTGGTGGCCCAGGTGAGCGCCCGCGCGGTGCAGACCTACGGGGACGGCCGGCGGCGGATCGTGCTGCTGGACTGCGGCGTGAAGCACAACATCCTGCGCTGCCTCCTGCGGCGCGACGCCACGGTGGTCCGGGTGCCGTGGGACCACGACTTCACCGCCATGGATTTCGACGGCCTGGTGGTCTCCAACGGCCCCGGCGACCCGGCGCGTTGCGCCACGGCGGTGGCGCATATCCGCACGGTGCTCGATGCGGGTCGGCCCGTGTTCGGCATCTGCCTGGGGCACCAACTGGTGGCGCGGGCGGCCGGCGCGCGTACCTACAAGCTGGCGTTCGGCCACCGCGGCCACAACCAGCCCGTGGGCCGGCCCGGTACGCCGCGGGCGTTCATCACCTCGCAGAACCACGGCTTCGCGGTGGATCCGGCGGGGCTGGACGACCGCTGGGAGCCGCTCTACGTCAACCTGAATGACGGCACCAACGAGGGGCTCCGCCACCGGACGCGGCCGTTCTTCTCGGTGCAGTTCCACCCCGAGGCCTCGGGCGGCCCCACCGACACCGAGTTCCTGTTCGACGATTTCATGGACCTGGTGCGTCATGGGCGCTGA
- the carB gene encoding carbamoyl-phosphate synthase (glutamine-hydrolyzing) large subunit yields MGAEIRSVLVLGSGALKIGEAGEFDYSGSQALKALREEGIRTVLINPNIATVQTSEGVADRVYFLPVTPFFVEAVIRKERPDGILLGFGGQTALNCGLQLHAAGALERHGVRVLGTSIEAVADTEDRERFVRRLDEIGVRTIRSMAVTSVADAAAAARALGFPVIIRAAFTLGGQGSGFCTDAAELAVRAERAFAYAPQILVEQSLKGWKEVEYEVVRDRFDNCIAVCNMENFDPLGIHTGESIVVAPSQTLTNAEYHQLRALSLRIIRHLGIVGECNIQFALDPDSADYRVIEVNARLSRSSALASKATGYPLAFVAAKLALGHALPELRNAVTGTTTACFEPALDYVVCKIPRWDLGKFKGVDKQLGSSMKSVGEVMAIGRTFEEAFQKGLRMIGQGMHGFVANREPVVDDIGRALAEPTDTRVFVIAAALARGWTIEAIHARTRIDRWFLQRLEHIHELAGELAACGRLEAVSDALLREAKRRGFSDFQIARLVRDPSAETIEAETLAVRRHRQARGIVPSVKQIDTLAAEYPARTNYLYLTYGGDTHDVDFTADGGGVVVLGSGAYCIGSSVEFDWCGVSAVRTVRAEGLQAVMINYNPETVSTDYDMCDRLYFEELSLERVLDIVELERPLGVIVSTGGQIANTLAPRLHRRGVPVLGTSPESIDAAEDRHKFSSLLDRLGVDQPRWRELASVADILAFVDAVGYPVLVRPSYVLSGAAMNVVSNREELEHFLGLAANVSRQYPVVVSEFIENAKEIEIDAVARAGEILAYAISEHVEFAGVHSGDATMVFPPQKLYLETVRRIKRITRQIAGALEISGPFNIQFLARDNHIRVIECNLRASRSFPFVSKVLKLDLVELATRVMLGRAVEKPNKSIFELDCVGVKAPQFSFARLHKADPILGVEMASTGEVGCLGEDFHEAVLKAMLAVGYAVPERGVLLSTGEPRSKLELLAACRLLQARGLPLYATRGTAAFLAGHGVTAEAVRWPDEDGRPNSLDVIRERRVDLVVNIPKNLSRDELSNDYRIRRSAIDYNVPLLTNARLAGAFIHAVCRLNLAELSVKSWDEY; encoded by the coding sequence ATGGGCGCTGAGATCCGCTCCGTGCTCGTGCTGGGCTCCGGCGCGCTGAAGATCGGCGAGGCCGGCGAGTTCGACTATTCCGGCTCCCAGGCGCTCAAGGCGCTGCGGGAGGAAGGCATTCGGACCGTCCTGATCAACCCGAACATCGCCACGGTGCAGACTTCGGAGGGCGTGGCCGACCGCGTCTATTTCCTTCCCGTCACACCGTTCTTTGTGGAAGCGGTGATCCGAAAGGAACGGCCTGACGGTATCCTTCTCGGCTTCGGCGGCCAGACGGCGCTCAACTGCGGCCTGCAGCTCCACGCCGCCGGGGCGCTGGAGCGGCACGGCGTCCGGGTGCTCGGCACGTCCATCGAGGCCGTCGCCGACACCGAGGACCGGGAGCGGTTCGTCCGGCGCCTTGACGAGATCGGCGTGCGCACCATCCGCAGCATGGCGGTCACCTCCGTGGCGGACGCCGCGGCGGCGGCCCGCGCGCTGGGCTTCCCGGTGATCATCCGCGCCGCCTTCACCCTGGGCGGGCAGGGGAGCGGCTTTTGCACCGACGCGGCGGAGCTGGCCGTCCGCGCCGAGCGGGCGTTCGCCTATGCGCCGCAGATCCTGGTGGAGCAGTCGCTCAAAGGCTGGAAGGAAGTGGAGTACGAGGTGGTGCGGGACCGGTTCGACAACTGCATCGCCGTCTGCAACATGGAGAACTTCGACCCGTTGGGCATCCACACCGGCGAGAGCATCGTGGTCGCGCCGTCCCAGACGCTGACCAACGCCGAGTATCACCAGCTGCGGGCGCTCTCCCTCCGGATCATCCGCCACCTGGGCATCGTGGGCGAGTGCAACATCCAGTTCGCCCTTGATCCCGACTCCGCCGACTACCGGGTCATCGAGGTCAACGCCCGGCTGTCGCGCTCCAGCGCTCTGGCGTCCAAGGCCACCGGCTACCCGCTGGCGTTCGTGGCGGCGAAGCTGGCGCTGGGTCACGCCCTGCCTGAGCTCCGCAACGCCGTCACCGGCACCACCACCGCCTGCTTCGAACCGGCGCTCGACTACGTGGTGTGCAAGATCCCGCGCTGGGATCTGGGCAAGTTCAAAGGGGTGGACAAGCAGCTGGGCAGCTCCATGAAGAGCGTGGGCGAGGTCATGGCCATCGGCCGCACCTTCGAGGAGGCATTCCAGAAGGGGCTGCGGATGATCGGTCAGGGCATGCACGGCTTCGTCGCCAACCGGGAGCCGGTCGTGGACGACATCGGCCGGGCGCTGGCCGAGCCCACCGACACGCGCGTCTTCGTCATCGCCGCGGCGCTGGCCCGCGGCTGGACGATCGAGGCGATCCACGCGCGGACGCGCATCGACCGCTGGTTCCTCCAGCGCCTGGAGCATATCCATGAGCTGGCCGGCGAACTGGCCGCCTGCGGCCGGCTCGAGGCGGTCTCCGACGCGCTGCTCCGCGAGGCCAAGCGGCGCGGGTTTTCCGATTTCCAGATCGCCCGGCTGGTCCGGGACCCGTCGGCCGAGACCATCGAGGCGGAAACGCTGGCGGTGCGCCGCCACCGCCAGGCGCGGGGGATCGTGCCCAGCGTCAAGCAGATCGACACCCTGGCTGCCGAGTACCCGGCGCGGACGAACTACCTCTACCTCACCTACGGCGGCGACACGCACGATGTCGATTTCACCGCCGACGGAGGCGGCGTGGTGGTGCTCGGCTCCGGCGCCTACTGCATCGGCTCCAGTGTCGAGTTCGACTGGTGCGGTGTGAGCGCCGTGCGGACCGTCCGCGCCGAGGGCCTGCAGGCGGTGATGATCAACTACAACCCGGAGACGGTGAGCACCGACTATGACATGTGCGACCGCCTTTACTTCGAAGAGCTGAGTCTCGAGCGGGTGCTCGATATCGTGGAACTGGAGCGGCCGCTCGGCGTGATCGTGTCCACCGGCGGTCAGATTGCCAACACCCTGGCGCCGCGGCTGCACCGCCGGGGCGTGCCGGTGCTGGGCACGAGCCCCGAGTCCATCGACGCCGCCGAAGACCGCCACAAGTTTTCCTCCCTCCTGGACCGGCTCGGTGTGGACCAGCCGCGCTGGCGGGAGCTCGCCAGCGTCGCCGACATCCTCGCCTTCGTCGACGCGGTGGGCTACCCCGTGCTGGTGCGCCCGTCCTACGTGCTGTCGGGCGCGGCGATGAACGTGGTCTCCAACCGCGAGGAGCTGGAGCACTTCCTCGGGCTCGCGGCGAACGTGTCGCGCCAGTACCCGGTGGTGGTTTCCGAGTTCATCGAGAACGCCAAGGAGATCGAGATCGACGCCGTGGCCCGCGCCGGCGAGATCCTGGCCTACGCCATCTCCGAGCACGTGGAATTCGCCGGCGTGCACTCGGGCGACGCCACCATGGTCTTCCCGCCCCAGAAGCTGTATCTCGAGACGGTGCGGCGCATCAAGCGGATCACCCGCCAGATCGCCGGCGCGCTGGAGATCTCCGGCCCGTTCAACATCCAGTTTCTGGCCCGGGACAACCACATCCGGGTGATCGAGTGCAACCTGCGCGCATCGCGCTCCTTCCCGTTCGTGTCCAAGGTGCTCAAGCTCGACCTGGTGGAGCTGGCCACGCGGGTGATGCTGGGCCGCGCGGTGGAGAAACCGAACAAATCCATCTTCGAGTTGGATTGCGTGGGCGTGAAGGCGCCGCAGTTCTCCTTCGCCCGCTTGCACAAGGCCGATCCGATCCTGGGCGTTGAGATGGCCTCCACAGGCGAGGTGGGTTGCCTCGGCGAGGACTTCCACGAGGCGGTGCTCAAAGCGATGCTCGCGGTGGGCTACGCCGTGCCGGAGCGGGGCGTGCTGCTGTCCACCGGCGAGCCGCGGTCGAAGCTGGAGCTGCTGGCGGCCTGCCGGCTGCTGCAGGCGCGGGGGCTCCCCCTCTACGCCACCCGCGGCACCGCCGCCTTCCTGGCCGGGCACGGCGTGACGGCTGAGGCGGTTCGTTGGCCCGACGAGGACGGCCGACCCAACAGCCTGGACGTCATCCGGGAGCGGCGGGTGGACCTGGTGGTGAACATCCCCAAGAACCTGAGCCGCGACGAACTCAGCAACGACTACCGAATCCGTCGCAGCGCCATCGATTACAATGTGCCGCTCCTGACCAATGCGCGGCTGGCGGGGGCGTTTATCCACGCCGTCTGCCGACTGAATCTGGCCGAGTTGTCCGTCAAAAGCTGGGACGAGTACTGA
- a CDS encoding isocitrate/isopropylmalate dehydrogenase family protein — MAKYRIAWLPGDGIGVEVNEAAKLVLDRIGLDAEYIHGDIGWEFWCKEGDAFPQRTIDLLNNVDAALFGAITSKPVKAAEAELVPELKGKGLVYRSPIVRMRQLFDLYVCLRPCKAYPGNPLNFKEGIDLVIFRENTEDLYAGVEFNPVPAELRDTLLKLSKPFAAFKDVPLDQYAVSTKINTRKGTERIIRAAFEFAKKFNRKKVTCVHKANVVRATDGLFLETFKEVAKGYPGIATDDANIDAMCMWLLKNPFNYDVLVAPNLYGDIVSDLCAQMVGGLGFGCSGNIGEKLAVFEPTHGSAPKYAGQYKCNPIATILAAKMMLDWLGETEKGARLEQATAAVIAEGKVRTYDMGGASKTLEMAQAVAAKL; from the coding sequence ATGGCCAAGTACCGCATTGCCTGGCTCCCCGGCGACGGCATCGGGGTGGAAGTCAACGAGGCGGCCAAGCTCGTCCTCGACCGCATCGGGCTGGACGCCGAGTACATCCACGGCGACATCGGCTGGGAGTTCTGGTGCAAGGAAGGGGATGCGTTTCCCCAGCGCACCATCGACCTGCTGAACAATGTCGACGCCGCCCTGTTCGGCGCCATCACCTCCAAGCCGGTCAAGGCCGCCGAGGCTGAGCTGGTGCCCGAACTGAAAGGCAAGGGGCTGGTTTATCGCTCCCCCATCGTCCGCATGCGGCAACTGTTCGACCTGTACGTCTGCCTGCGGCCTTGCAAAGCGTACCCCGGCAATCCGCTCAACTTCAAGGAGGGGATCGACCTGGTGATCTTCCGTGAGAACACCGAGGACCTGTACGCCGGCGTCGAGTTCAACCCGGTGCCCGCGGAGCTGCGCGACACACTCCTGAAGCTGTCCAAGCCCTTCGCCGCCTTCAAGGACGTGCCCCTGGACCAGTACGCCGTCTCGACGAAGATCAACACCCGCAAGGGCACCGAGCGGATCATCCGCGCCGCCTTCGAGTTCGCGAAGAAGTTCAACCGGAAGAAGGTGACCTGCGTCCACAAGGCCAATGTGGTCCGCGCCACCGACGGGCTGTTCCTGGAAACATTCAAGGAGGTGGCCAAGGGCTACCCCGGCATCGCCACCGACGACGCCAACATCGACGCCATGTGCATGTGGCTGCTGAAGAACCCGTTCAACTACGACGTGCTGGTGGCGCCTAACCTGTACGGCGACATTGTCAGCGACCTCTGCGCCCAGATGGTGGGCGGCCTCGGCTTCGGCTGCTCCGGCAACATCGGCGAGAAGCTGGCCGTGTTTGAACCCACCCACGGGTCCGCGCCGAAGTACGCCGGCCAGTACAAGTGCAACCCCATCGCCACCATCCTGGCGGCCAAGATGATGCTGGACTGGCTGGGTGAAACCGAGAAGGGCGCCCGCCTGGAGCAGGCCACCGCGGCGGTCATCGCCGAGGGAAAGGTCCGCACGTACGACATGGGCGGCGCCAGCAAGACGCTGGAGATGGCCCAGGCCGTCGCCGCCAAGCTGTAA
- a CDS encoding 30S ribosomal protein THX gives MGKGDQRTRRGKIYRGTHGKTRPNNVKKTEKKKQ, from the coding sequence ATGGGCAAAGGCGATCAGCGCACCCGTCGCGGCAAGATCTATCGGGGCACCCACGGGAAGACGCGCCCCAACAACGTCAAGAAGACCGAGAAGAAGAAGCAGTAA
- a CDS encoding dephospho-CoA kinase produces the protein MITAGLTGGIASGKTTVAGMFARLGARVIDADAVAHEILLRNEIVSAVTARFGGSVLDDRGRVDRKRLGGAVFADPAHRAWLNRLMHPPVRAEIQRRLAEPSDDGPPPLTIVDVPLLVESGEPRRYGPLILAYCPEEIQVERLMRRDALNRSAALQRIRAQQPIDEKRAAADFVIDTSGPLADTFRQVQDVRRRLLQDAAAR, from the coding sequence ATGATCACCGCCGGCCTCACGGGTGGGATCGCCTCGGGCAAGACCACCGTGGCTGGTATGTTCGCCCGTCTTGGTGCGCGGGTGATCGACGCCGACGCCGTGGCCCATGAGATCCTCCTCCGCAACGAGATTGTCTCCGCCGTGACCGCCCGGTTCGGCGGCAGCGTGCTGGATGATCGCGGTCGGGTGGATCGCAAGCGGCTGGGCGGCGCCGTGTTTGCCGACCCCGCCCACCGGGCGTGGCTCAACCGCCTGATGCACCCCCCGGTGCGGGCGGAGATCCAGCGCCGCCTGGCCGAGCCGTCCGATGACGGGCCACCGCCGCTCACCATCGTGGACGTGCCTCTGCTCGTGGAGTCCGGTGAGCCCCGGCGCTACGGGCCGTTGATTCTGGCTTATTGTCCGGAGGAAATCCAGGTGGAACGACTGATGCGGCGGGATGCGCTGAACCGGTCCGCCGCCCTGCAGCGGATCCGGGCCCAGCAGCCCATCGACGAGAAGCGGGCGGCGGCCGATTTCGTCATCGACACCTCGGGCCCGCTGGCCGACACCTTCCGCCAGGTTCAGGACGTCCGCCGGCGGTTGTTGCAAGACGCAGCGGCGCGCTGA
- a CDS encoding YHS domain-containing protein — MVVLVSRIILVLLILLGIRLLARVLAPLFAPRGTRPATRARRPARAVQRGEMLRDPVCGTWVDQRIAVTASRDGRTVHFCSAACRDRYLTEPPS; from the coding sequence ATGGTTGTGTTGGTCTCACGCATCATCCTGGTCCTGCTGATCCTGCTGGGGATCCGCCTGCTGGCGCGCGTGCTGGCGCCCCTGTTCGCCCCCCGCGGAACCCGACCCGCGACCCGGGCGCGCCGACCGGCCCGGGCGGTGCAGCGGGGCGAGATGCTCCGCGACCCGGTGTGCGGCACCTGGGTGGACCAGCGGATCGCGGTGACGGCGAGCCGTGACGGCCGGACAGTCCACTTCTGCTCCGCCGCCTGCCGGGACCGCTACCTCACGGAGCCGCCGTCATGA
- the tilS gene encoding tRNA lysidine(34) synthetase TilS, with amino-acid sequence MRLRDILQFIRANGLIRPGERVLAACSGGPDSIALVHLLARLASTVPFHLEVLHINHRRGPAGDDAEALCRETAARLALPFHRRELAPAPPPRANREEWMRQRRLAIFDEFRRSGFHRIALGHQRDDQVETFWLRLLRGAGSTGLGGMAPATTDGRIRPLLATSRSEILAYLRAHGLAWHEDATNRDGRHRRNRLRHRVLPALAEAGFGDAAAVVARTADLLREEAAALDAAVERLLPPLAESADGIRFALADFLALPEALQGSVLRAVIRRARGDLRRLERQHVDRALRLLRAGRSGRRTVLPGGLEVRLGSGVVRLALGPARSAAFEYGLDVPGRLEVPEAGAAFEALDGPPPAGLTEPHIVVPRPDGMLRVRSVRPGDRIRLSCGTRKLKAVLQERRIPVFDRDRVVVVCAADGNILGMPELSLGLCYNDDGCLGADRLITIVRRAE; translated from the coding sequence ATGCGGCTCCGGGACATCCTCCAATTCATCCGGGCGAACGGGCTCATCCGGCCGGGTGAGCGCGTGCTGGCCGCCTGCTCCGGCGGTCCCGATTCCATTGCCCTGGTCCACCTCCTCGCCCGGCTGGCGTCCACGGTCCCCTTCCACCTGGAGGTGCTGCACATCAACCATCGCCGCGGGCCGGCCGGGGACGACGCCGAGGCACTGTGCCGGGAGACCGCCGCCCGGCTGGCGCTGCCGTTCCACCGGCGGGAGCTTGCGCCGGCGCCCCCGCCGCGGGCCAACCGCGAGGAATGGATGCGCCAGCGCCGCCTGGCAATTTTCGACGAGTTCCGTCGGTCCGGCTTCCACCGGATCGCCCTGGGCCACCAGCGCGACGATCAGGTCGAGACCTTCTGGTTGCGGCTGCTCCGCGGCGCCGGCAGCACGGGCCTTGGCGGCATGGCGCCGGCCACGACCGACGGCCGCATCCGGCCGCTGCTGGCGACGAGCCGATCGGAGATCCTGGCGTACCTGCGCGCGCACGGCCTGGCGTGGCACGAGGATGCCACCAACCGGGATGGGCGTCACCGGCGCAACCGGCTGCGCCACCGGGTGCTGCCGGCGCTCGCGGAGGCGGGATTTGGGGATGCGGCGGCCGTGGTGGCGCGGACGGCCGACCTGCTGCGCGAAGAAGCGGCCGCCCTGGACGCCGCCGTGGAGCGGCTGCTGCCGCCGCTCGCCGAGTCGGCGGACGGCATCCGCTTCGCGCTGGCCGATTTCCTCGCGCTGCCAGAAGCGCTGCAGGGATCGGTGCTGCGCGCCGTCATCCGGCGGGCCCGCGGCGATCTGCGGCGGCTGGAACGGCAGCATGTGGACCGCGCGCTGCGGTTGTTGCGTGCCGGCCGGAGCGGCCGGCGGACGGTGCTGCCCGGCGGCTTGGAGGTCCGCCTCGGCAGCGGCGTGGTCCGTCTGGCCCTCGGCCCGGCCAGGAGTGCCGCGTTTGAGTATGGGCTCGATGTGCCGGGCCGGCTGGAGGTGCCCGAGGCCGGCGCAGCCTTCGAGGCGCTCGACGGACCGCCGCCGGCCGGCCTGACGGAGCCGCACATTGTGGTGCCACGGCCCGACGGGATGCTGCGTGTCCGCTCCGTTCGACCCGGCGACCGGATCCGGCTCAGCTGCGGCACCCGCAAACTCAAGGCGGTTCTGCAGGAGCGCCGCATTCCGGTGTTCGACCGCGATCGGGTCGTGGTGGTGTGCGCCGCCGACGGTAATATCCTGGGAATGCCCGAGTTGTCGCTCGGCCTGTGCTATAATGATGATGGATGTTTGGGTGCCGACAGGTTGATCACCATCGTAAGGCGGGCAGAATGA
- a CDS encoding hypoxanthine phosphoribosyltransferase, with amino-acid sequence MKKKSKPYVVWRTEEQIRERVRELARQINQDMQGEELHVLGILRGSFIFMADLIRCLEIPVRCQFINLYYKDSLVEDSYIKEIDETVIYPTLAITEKHVLIVSTVLDTGIILDHLLNHIQVQGVKSARLAVLIDKPVQRRTNIQPDYIGFEAKDDEFVFGYGLDVQEEFRNLPYLATFK; translated from the coding sequence ATGAAGAAAAAGAGCAAACCCTACGTGGTCTGGCGCACCGAGGAGCAGATCCGCGAACGGGTCCGCGAGCTGGCCCGGCAGATCAATCAGGACATGCAGGGCGAGGAACTCCACGTGCTGGGGATCCTGCGGGGCTCGTTCATCTTCATGGCCGACCTGATCCGTTGTCTGGAGATCCCGGTCCGCTGCCAGTTCATCAACCTGTACTACAAGGATTCCCTCGTCGAAGATAGCTATATCAAGGAGATTGACGAGACCGTTATTTACCCGACCCTGGCCATCACCGAAAAACACGTCCTGATCGTCTCAACGGTGCTGGACACCGGGATCATCCTGGACCACCTGCTGAACCACATCCAGGTTCAGGGGGTCAAGTCGGCCCGTTTGGCGGTGCTCATTGACAAGCCGGTCCAGCGCCGGACCAACATCCAGCCCGACTACATCGGCTTTGAGGCGAAGGACGACGAGTTCGTGTTCGGTTACGGCCTCGACGTGCAGGAGGAATTCCGCAATCTGCCGTACCTGGCCACGTTCAAATAG